A single Populus nigra chromosome 13, ddPopNigr1.1, whole genome shotgun sequence DNA region contains:
- the LOC133670948 gene encoding transcription factor MYB16, whose amino-acid sequence MGRSPCCDKVGLKKGPWTPEEDQKLLAYIEEHGHGSWRALPAKAGLQRCGKSCRLRWTNYLRPDIKRGKFSLQEEQTIIQLHALLGNRWSAIATHLPKRTDNEIKNYWNTHLKKRLAKMGIDPVTHKSKNDALLSIDGQSKNAANLSHMAQWESARLEAEARLVRESKLRSHSIQHQLSSTTPGYFPGSGSSPGSTSSTLAQPPRSLDVLKAWSDGWSKSSEGNGGGLNMGIGDVLESPTSTLTFSENAPPVMNSGAVGENSISMIEFVGTSGSTETGIIKEEGEHDWKSLSNSSHLPDNSVSLTSTLHDMTISMEAPWNPDSLRANCDNVHVGKNVMEEGFTHLLLSDSAERSLSDDGKDSDHSGGSGSGSGSGSNYYEDNKNYWNSILNLVNSSPSNSPMF is encoded by the exons ATGGGTCGATCACCATGCTGTGACAAGGTGGGCTTGAAGAAAGGGCCATGGACACCCGAGGAAGATCAAAAACTCCTAGCTTATATTGAAGAACACGGTCATGGAAGCTGGCGTGCCTTGCCCGCTAAAGCAG GTCTTCAAAGATGTGGAAAGAGCTGCAGGCTTAGATGGACTAACTATCTCAGGCCAGATATTAAGAGAGGAAAGTTCAGCTTGCAAGAAGAACAAACTATCATTCAACTCCATGCCCTCTTGGGGAACAG GTGGTCGGCTATAGCCACTCACTTGCCTAAGAGGACAGATAATGAGATCAAGAATTACTGGAATACACATCTTAAGAAAAGGTTAGCCAAAATGGGGATTGATCCGGTAACTCACAAGTCGAAAAATGATGCTTTACTTTCCATTGACGGTCAATCCAAGAATGCAGCAAATCTTAGCCACATGGCTCAATGGGAAAGTGCCCGGCTCGAAGCTGAAGCTAGATTGGTCAGGGAATCCAAACTACGTTCACATTCAATTCAACACCAACTTAGCAGTACTACTCCAGGTTACTTTCCCGGTTCAGGTTCAAGTCCAGGCTCAACTTCATCAACTTTGGCTCAACCGCCGCGGTCTCTTGATGTGCTAAAAGCTTGGAGTGATGGTTGGTCAAAATCAAGTGAAGGTAACGGTGGTGGTCTAAACATGGGAATTGGAGATGTCCTTGAGTCTCCAACATCTACTCTAACTTTCTCAGAAAATGCACCACCGGTCATGAATTCAGGTGCAGTTGGAGAGAATTCAATTTCAATGATTGAGTTTGTTGGGACTTCAGGGTCAACAGAGACTGGAATTATCAAAGAAGAAGGTGAACATGATTGGAAAAGCCTTTCAAATTCAAGCCATTTGCCCGATAATTCAGTATCCCTTACATCAACCCTTCATGACATGACAATTTCTATGGAAGCACCATGGAATCCAGATTCTTTAAGGGCAAATTGTGACAATGTTCATGTTGGAAAAAATGTCATGGAAGAAGGGTTCACTCATCTTTTGCTTAGTGATTCTGCTGAGAGGAGTTTGTCAGACGATGGCAAGGACTCTGACCATAGTGGTGGCAGTGGCAGTGGCAGTGGCAGTGGTAGCAATTATTACGAAGACAATAAGAATTACTGGAACAGCATTCTCAATTTGGTGAATTCTTCCCCATCTAATTCACCCATGTTCTAA